The proteins below are encoded in one region of Aeromonas veronii:
- a CDS encoding LuxR family transcriptional regulator has protein sequence MDTTDALDLIARFDEADDERTIVALLRTLTAHMGFEHFRMALIFPNTIQRPDVIIFNGCPQAWVDAYTQANFFAIDPVVQRGMVQSTPILWADLMKEGVCDAQSLSVMTLAREAGLCDGITFPWHGANGHVGLLSLITTAPRTESQWLADVPSLTWLSMHIFEAVARVCLVGISPHDALSLRELEVCRWAAEGKQTSDIAQILGITPRTVTFHLNNVVTKLGANSKCQAISWALKQGVVRLNVELASVANVDE, from the coding sequence ATGGATACAACTGACGCATTAGATCTCATCGCCCGGTTTGACGAGGCTGACGATGAGCGCACCATAGTGGCGCTGCTACGGACATTGACGGCACACATGGGGTTCGAGCATTTTCGCATGGCCCTGATCTTCCCCAATACCATACAGCGGCCGGATGTCATCATCTTCAACGGTTGCCCCCAGGCCTGGGTGGATGCCTATACCCAGGCCAACTTCTTCGCCATCGATCCCGTGGTGCAGCGTGGCATGGTGCAGAGTACCCCCATCCTGTGGGCGGACCTCATGAAGGAGGGGGTGTGCGATGCGCAGAGTCTGTCGGTCATGACCCTGGCCCGGGAGGCGGGGTTGTGCGATGGGATCACTTTCCCCTGGCACGGGGCCAACGGTCATGTCGGTCTGCTCTCCCTCATCACCACGGCGCCGCGCACCGAGTCGCAGTGGCTGGCGGATGTGCCTTCCCTCACCTGGCTCTCCATGCACATCTTCGAAGCCGTGGCGCGAGTCTGTCTGGTGGGGATCTCCCCCCACGACGCCCTGAGCCTGCGGGAGCTGGAGGTGTGCCGTTGGGCGGCCGAGGGGAAGCAGACCAGCGACATCGCCCAGATCCTGGGGATCACCCCGCGCACGGTGACGTTCCATCTGAATAATGTGGTGACCAAGCTGGGGGCCAACAGCAAGTGCCAGGCCATCTCCTGGGCACTCAAGCAGGGGGTCGTCAGGCTGAATGTGGAGCTGGCATCGGTTGCCAATGTGGATGAGTAG
- the hcp1 gene encoding type VI secretion system effector Hcp1, protein MPTPCYISIEGKTQGNITAGAFTSDSVGNIFVQGHEDEMLVQEFQHIVTVPTDPQSGQPAGQRVHKPFKFTVALNKAVPLMYNSLASGEMLPKVTLKWYRTSVEGKQEHFFSTVLTDATIVDIDCQMPHCQDPAKADFTQLIQVSLAYRKIDWEHTVAGTSGADDWRAPIEA, encoded by the coding sequence ATGCCAACTCCATGTTATATCAGCATCGAAGGTAAAACCCAGGGCAACATCACCGCCGGTGCCTTCACCTCCGACTCCGTCGGCAACATCTTCGTGCAAGGCCACGAAGACGAGATGCTGGTGCAAGAGTTCCAGCACATCGTCACCGTGCCGACCGATCCGCAATCCGGCCAGCCGGCTGGTCAGCGTGTCCACAAGCCGTTCAAGTTCACCGTGGCCCTGAACAAGGCCGTGCCGCTGATGTACAACTCCCTGGCCTCTGGCGAGATGCTGCCGAAAGTGACCCTGAAGTGGTACCGCACCTCCGTCGAGGGCAAGCAGGAGCACTTCTTCAGCACCGTGCTGACCGATGCCACCATCGTCGACATCGACTGCCAGATGCCCCACTGCCAGGATCCGGCGAAAGCTGACTTCACCCAGCTGATCCAGGTCTCCCTGGCCTATCGCAAGATTGACTGGGAGCACACCGTTGCCGGCACCTCCGGTGCGGACGACTGGCGCGCGCCGATCGAGGCGTGA
- a CDS encoding type VI secretion system tip protein VgrG, which produces MADSTGLQFTVKVGALPESTFVVAEFALEEALSGPFQLRLELASPQPDVDFGAVLDQPCELLIWYNGELQRRVCGVVSDVGQGDSGFRRTRYQLLVQPTLWRLGLRQNSRIFQAQKPDEILSILLQEHGITDYAFALKNEHAKREYCVQYRETDLDFLNRLAAEEGLFYFHEFEAGKHRIVFADDAAALTQGPELFFNLGNRSLEQGPYVRQFHYREAVRPSEVELKDYSFKTPAYGLSHKQRGAELTHQRDSYQHFDSPGRYKLDPSGKAFARHRLDALRNDAVTGQGKSNCAALLPGQYFSLTEHPNGALNTDWQVVRISHTGQQPQALEEEGGSGPTVYYNEFGVVKASTTWRARIGSKEAPHKPMVDGPQIATVVGPEGEEIYCDEHGRVKLQFPWDRYGSSNDQSSCWVRVSQGWAGGQYGMMTIPRIGHEVIVSFLEGDPDQPIITGRTYHATNRPPYPLPANKTRTVLRTETHQGEGFNELRFEDQAGKEEIYIHGQKDLNLLIESDTAWHIKHDEHRDIDNERVTRIKANDHLTVNGEMRDHIKGDYSLTVDASMHQKLGQSLLVEAGTEAHHKAGMKIVMEAGAELTLKVGGSFVKIDPSGVTLSGGSIKMNSGGSPGSGSGWAGQMPIQPGEVEVVAPPPPMEPARQIATLKSAEPVCEICEQLASQEGAGG; this is translated from the coding sequence ATGGCAGACAGCACAGGATTACAATTTACCGTCAAGGTGGGGGCGCTGCCCGAGAGCACCTTCGTGGTGGCGGAATTTGCGCTGGAGGAGGCGCTGAGCGGCCCCTTCCAGCTGAGACTGGAACTCGCCAGCCCCCAGCCTGATGTCGATTTCGGCGCCGTGCTGGACCAACCCTGCGAGCTACTCATCTGGTACAACGGCGAGCTGCAGCGGCGAGTGTGTGGTGTCGTGAGCGATGTTGGTCAAGGGGACAGCGGCTTTCGCCGCACCCGCTATCAGCTGCTGGTGCAGCCCACCCTGTGGCGACTGGGGCTTCGCCAGAATTCGCGCATATTCCAGGCCCAGAAGCCGGACGAAATCCTCTCCATCCTCTTGCAAGAGCACGGCATCACCGACTACGCCTTTGCGCTGAAAAACGAGCACGCGAAGCGCGAATACTGCGTCCAGTACCGGGAAACGGACTTGGATTTCCTGAATCGCCTCGCCGCCGAAGAGGGGCTCTTCTACTTCCACGAGTTTGAAGCTGGCAAGCATCGTATCGTCTTTGCCGACGATGCCGCCGCATTGACCCAAGGCCCCGAGCTCTTCTTCAACCTCGGCAATCGCTCGCTCGAGCAGGGCCCTTATGTACGTCAGTTCCACTACCGGGAGGCGGTGCGCCCCTCGGAGGTGGAACTCAAGGACTACAGCTTCAAGACCCCGGCCTATGGGCTTTCCCACAAGCAGCGCGGCGCCGAGCTCACCCACCAGCGCGATAGCTACCAACACTTCGACTCCCCGGGCCGTTACAAGCTGGACCCGAGCGGCAAGGCCTTTGCCCGGCACAGGCTCGACGCTCTGCGCAATGACGCCGTCACCGGCCAGGGCAAGTCCAACTGCGCGGCCCTGCTGCCGGGGCAGTATTTCTCTCTGACCGAACATCCGAACGGCGCGCTCAACACCGACTGGCAAGTCGTGCGCATCAGCCACACTGGCCAGCAACCCCAGGCGCTGGAAGAGGAGGGGGGCAGCGGCCCCACCGTCTATTACAACGAATTCGGGGTAGTGAAGGCCAGCACCACCTGGCGCGCCCGCATCGGCAGCAAAGAGGCGCCCCACAAACCCATGGTGGATGGCCCGCAGATTGCGACCGTGGTGGGACCGGAAGGGGAGGAGATCTACTGCGACGAGCACGGCCGGGTGAAGCTGCAGTTCCCCTGGGATAGATACGGCAGCTCTAACGATCAGAGCTCCTGCTGGGTGCGGGTGAGCCAGGGCTGGGCCGGCGGCCAGTACGGCATGATGACGATCCCGCGCATCGGTCACGAGGTGATCGTGAGTTTCCTGGAAGGGGATCCGGATCAGCCCATCATCACCGGCCGTACATATCATGCCACCAACCGACCGCCCTATCCGCTTCCGGCCAACAAGACCCGCACCGTGCTGCGCACCGAGACCCATCAGGGAGAGGGCTTCAACGAGCTGCGCTTCGAAGATCAGGCGGGCAAGGAAGAGATCTATATCCACGGTCAGAAAGACCTGAACCTGCTCATCGAAAGTGACACTGCCTGGCACATCAAGCACGACGAGCACAGGGACATCGACAACGAGCGGGTGACCCGCATCAAGGCCAATGACCATCTCACCGTCAACGGTGAGATGCGGGATCATATCAAGGGCGACTATTCGCTCACCGTGGATGCCTCCATGCATCAGAAGCTCGGGCAATCTCTCCTGGTGGAGGCGGGCACCGAGGCGCATCACAAGGCGGGCATGAAGATAGTGATGGAAGCCGGTGCGGAGCTGACTCTGAAGGTGGGGGGAAGCTTCGTCAAGATAGACCCGAGCGGCGTCACCCTCAGTGGCGGCTCCATCAAGATGAACTCCGGCGGCAGCCCGGGCTCCGGCTCCGGCTGGGCGGGACAGATGCCCATCCAACCCGGTGAAGTGGAAGTGGTGGCACCGCCCCCCCCGATGGAACCTGCGCGTCAAATCGCGACGCTCAAATCGGCGGAACCGGTTTGCGAGATCTGTGAGCAATTGGCGTCGCAGGAGGGTGCCGGAGGATGA
- a CDS encoding DUF4123 domain-containing protein — MTSAQNGIFPDIALFEGEQLYLMLDGARIDGVERALFEQVETPAYQPLYLYSPWDSLREVSPCLVSVTPMLLKWFIQNREPSWGYLLSSRLPLLPMAEKLRSLIEVESPYTSRILLKLAMPETMGRLFMDDEPWLWQGVEQVWIPMRQGTDYVWWHKKAKSELGNPVGARFRLSDPQWERLGEVSWLHILDGIREHMLTWFPDRWQEQAEPERWLTHWAEQAYDMGFESERDLLLFFNVLGYLGSHWYEEEEHPGLRALVTQSSSQTPSQRIERAAELAETLSKKDRDA; from the coding sequence ATGACTTCTGCCCAAAATGGCATCTTCCCCGACATAGCGTTGTTCGAGGGAGAACAACTCTATCTGATGCTGGATGGAGCCCGTATTGACGGGGTGGAACGCGCCCTGTTCGAACAGGTGGAGACTCCGGCCTATCAACCCCTCTATCTCTATTCTCCTTGGGACAGCCTGCGGGAAGTAAGCCCCTGCCTGGTCAGCGTGACCCCGATGCTGCTGAAATGGTTCATACAAAACCGTGAGCCATCATGGGGTTACCTGTTATCGTCTCGGCTTCCATTGTTACCCATGGCCGAGAAACTTCGCTCCCTGATCGAAGTGGAGAGCCCCTACACCAGCCGGATCCTGCTCAAACTGGCGATGCCCGAAACCATGGGACGCCTGTTCATGGATGATGAACCCTGGCTGTGGCAGGGGGTGGAGCAGGTATGGATCCCGATGCGTCAAGGAACGGACTATGTCTGGTGGCACAAAAAGGCCAAATCGGAGCTGGGTAATCCTGTTGGCGCAAGATTCAGGTTGTCTGATCCCCAGTGGGAGCGCCTGGGTGAGGTGAGTTGGCTGCATATTCTGGATGGGATCAGAGAGCATATGCTCACCTGGTTCCCTGACCGTTGGCAGGAGCAGGCCGAGCCGGAGCGCTGGTTGACCCATTGGGCAGAACAAGCCTATGACATGGGGTTTGAGAGTGAGCGGGATCTGCTGTTGTTTTTCAATGTGCTCGGGTATCTCGGCAGCCATTGGTATGAGGAAGAGGAGCATCCTGGACTCAGGGCATTGGTCACCCAATCTTCGTCACAGACACCGTCACAGCGTATTGAGCGAGCCGCCGAGCTGGCAGAAACATTGAGTAAGAAGGATCGAGACGCATGA
- a CDS encoding toxin VasX yields the protein MSSPNQAAQCASTTNGKSPAGVCPLKNKQIAIVPVRYAIDEPCSSPKTQPHPFPAGAGFVAPVKFKSHHHTLRQLRDGWLYAYDETAKNLDEYEVKGAAFISQSKGSKGHLLYPATHTLSFIYSPQRWTGRIKKEMVKNSGLRSAWMRQVKLGSFASTMKAPHCGLPDSLDKVADLGMSNQGFVLSCTPLAKPAEEDQQGIKLLAHKPAGSPAAYKAGMPDPKSAMVVALNDYLADLADLSMTVNQLLAKREALLGKDDATIKVNSHKLMMAEVTRNLARVRLDEKDLPASVRGNVAKTQVFEDALDDYLGDRYLADTEGMSSEPGVINFNSPMARQADAKLKILREQYGFNPSQKQVNQWKERAAFQDEVNWGGLNAFIKQYQVPLNELELALTLAHEDLFNGMTRLKADPLPFGLDHKTDKGQAYLQVLFAEAGQALSLSCSTEARKKALEKLLGEKVSDNLLALAPYGFDVVLHKGLSEQTVDNNWLSTSSGDMTALFGRVAELETLLGEERLRQKPWFQTVEAVIDAIKGAGQSLAKGAHAQIMAAILPHTWKNSLAGNLRLVLLESLLGDKPLEVNHGYRMLHSSFQQRVWAITKEISAISSPPPGRNTTVKAINGQLKTLQQQLDTLIASEMPLLVKLKGDLYQQQARQYIGDYLASVRSGVNQRITAMNERVPNLATFGGLVALLNLWNLTVVIGGMAQNAKSIGQSRANMQLGSAFAWTGNAIAALYQGAAWEKLKPLTTGRALTEISIKAAIKEGGHAFWVKAFSLRMLAFASLGLAAAGLEALDSWQASQDPLISGMEKTLLQMKAGVLFGQGGIFLIQLAYLGINGLGFSSIAAIFAPWMVVGLFVLGIAYLALTVLINIFKRSDLEKWLLQSTWGKQTANWAAEDELARFEQLVNKPGASLTVVRSAPQGWMDTGCSQWQLQLSLPSHLRGQTIGLNIVGHPLARAGQMVSVRSKEELARYQSAMQPKIIEIQGGRWNELVYTLPLKVDTNTAIKLELGYLGGMVQRQFIFKGSGNSNGPITLDTHQRVLDSMPALVVGKQGNK from the coding sequence ATGAGTTCGCCCAATCAAGCCGCCCAGTGTGCAAGCACGACCAATGGCAAGAGCCCGGCAGGGGTCTGTCCACTTAAAAACAAGCAGATAGCCATAGTGCCGGTGCGTTATGCCATTGATGAGCCCTGCTCTTCACCCAAGACGCAACCTCATCCATTTCCTGCGGGGGCCGGCTTCGTTGCCCCTGTCAAATTCAAGTCTCATCACCATACCCTGCGTCAGCTGCGTGATGGCTGGCTCTATGCCTATGACGAGACAGCCAAGAATCTTGATGAGTATGAAGTAAAAGGGGCTGCTTTCATCAGCCAGAGCAAGGGGAGCAAAGGCCATCTGCTCTATCCGGCCACCCATACGCTGTCCTTCATCTATTCTCCCCAGCGTTGGACGGGGCGCATCAAGAAAGAGATGGTGAAAAATAGCGGCTTGCGCAGTGCCTGGATGCGACAAGTCAAACTGGGCAGCTTTGCCAGTACCATGAAGGCCCCCCATTGCGGCTTGCCTGATTCGCTCGACAAGGTGGCAGATCTGGGAATGTCGAATCAGGGGTTTGTCTTGTCCTGTACACCCCTCGCCAAACCAGCCGAAGAGGATCAGCAAGGGATCAAGCTGTTGGCGCATAAACCAGCCGGTTCACCTGCTGCCTACAAGGCGGGGATGCCGGATCCCAAGAGTGCCATGGTAGTGGCGCTTAATGACTATCTGGCCGATCTGGCCGACCTCTCCATGACGGTCAATCAACTGCTTGCCAAGCGTGAAGCCTTGCTGGGTAAAGATGATGCCACCATCAAAGTTAACAGTCACAAGCTGATGATGGCGGAGGTGACGCGCAATCTTGCCAGGGTGCGACTAGACGAGAAGGACTTGCCCGCCTCCGTCAGGGGAAATGTGGCCAAGACCCAGGTATTTGAAGATGCGCTGGATGACTATCTGGGGGATCGCTATCTTGCCGATACAGAGGGTATGAGTTCGGAGCCTGGAGTTATCAACTTCAACTCCCCCATGGCGAGACAGGCCGATGCGAAGCTGAAAATCTTGCGGGAGCAATATGGTTTCAACCCCTCTCAAAAGCAGGTCAATCAATGGAAAGAGCGAGCCGCATTTCAGGACGAGGTCAACTGGGGCGGGCTCAATGCCTTTATCAAGCAGTATCAGGTGCCTCTCAATGAGCTGGAGCTGGCACTGACTCTGGCTCATGAGGACCTGTTCAATGGTATGACTCGCCTTAAGGCCGATCCATTACCCTTTGGTCTGGACCATAAAACAGACAAGGGCCAAGCCTATTTGCAGGTTCTGTTTGCCGAGGCCGGGCAGGCGCTCTCACTCAGTTGCAGCACTGAAGCCCGGAAGAAAGCGTTGGAAAAACTGCTTGGTGAAAAGGTCAGTGATAACTTGCTGGCACTGGCTCCCTATGGTTTTGATGTCGTGTTGCACAAGGGGCTGAGCGAGCAGACGGTAGACAATAATTGGCTCAGTACCTCTTCGGGGGACATGACTGCCCTCTTTGGTCGAGTGGCCGAGTTGGAGACCTTGCTGGGGGAGGAGAGGCTCAGGCAGAAGCCTTGGTTCCAGACGGTTGAGGCAGTGATCGACGCCATCAAAGGGGCGGGCCAATCCCTTGCCAAGGGCGCCCACGCCCAAATCATGGCGGCCATCTTGCCCCACACCTGGAAGAACAGCCTGGCAGGCAACCTGAGGCTGGTACTGCTGGAATCACTGCTCGGTGATAAACCGCTGGAAGTGAATCACGGTTATCGGATGCTTCACAGCAGCTTCCAGCAACGTGTCTGGGCGATTACCAAGGAAATATCAGCTATCAGCTCACCACCACCCGGGCGCAATACCACGGTGAAGGCCATCAACGGTCAGCTAAAAACCTTGCAACAACAACTTGATACCTTGATTGCCAGCGAAATGCCCCTGCTGGTGAAACTGAAAGGTGACCTGTATCAACAGCAGGCCAGGCAATATATCGGTGACTATCTGGCGAGCGTGCGCAGTGGAGTGAATCAACGCATCACCGCTATGAACGAAAGAGTTCCCAACTTGGCGACCTTTGGGGGATTGGTAGCCCTGCTCAACCTCTGGAACCTGACGGTGGTCATTGGTGGGATGGCACAAAATGCCAAGTCGATCGGCCAGTCACGAGCCAATATGCAACTGGGTTCGGCTTTTGCCTGGACGGGCAATGCCATCGCCGCGCTCTACCAGGGGGCGGCATGGGAGAAGTTAAAGCCACTCACTACTGGTCGAGCCCTGACCGAAATCTCGATAAAAGCAGCGATAAAAGAGGGTGGGCATGCGTTCTGGGTTAAAGCCTTCTCTCTACGGATGCTGGCATTTGCTAGTCTAGGGTTGGCTGCGGCAGGGCTTGAAGCCTTGGACAGTTGGCAGGCGAGCCAAGATCCATTGATAAGTGGCATGGAAAAAACACTCTTGCAGATGAAGGCAGGGGTGTTATTTGGACAAGGTGGAATCTTCCTTATCCAGCTTGCGTATTTAGGTATCAATGGTTTAGGTTTTTCATCCATCGCTGCTATTTTTGCGCCCTGGATGGTTGTTGGACTCTTTGTGCTGGGTATCGCCTATCTGGCTCTAACTGTGTTGATCAATATTTTTAAAAGATCGGATCTGGAAAAGTGGTTGCTGCAATCGACCTGGGGCAAGCAAACTGCCAACTGGGCCGCTGAGGATGAACTGGCTCGGTTTGAACAACTGGTAAATAAGCCTGGAGCTAGCTTGACGGTAGTTCGTTCAGCGCCCCAAGGCTGGATGGATACTGGCTGCTCACAGTGGCAGTTGCAACTCTCGCTCCCTTCACATTTGCGAGGGCAGACCATAGGGTTGAACATCGTTGGTCACCCTCTTGCCCGAGCTGGTCAGATGGTATCGGTACGATCCAAAGAGGAGCTGGCTCGCTATCAGTCTGCTATGCAGCCCAAAATAATTGAAATTCAAGGTGGACGTTGGAATGAGCTGGTCTATACGCTACCTCTGAAAGTCGACACCAATACAGCCATCAAGTTGGAGCTGGGCTATTTGGGGGGGATGGTACAGCGACAATTTATCTTCAAAGGAAGTGGCAATAGCAATGGCCCAATAACATTGGATACACACCAAAGGGTATTGGACTCCATGCCAGCCCTAGTAGTCGGCAAGCAAGGTAATAAATAA
- a CDS encoding DJ-1 family glyoxalase III yields MSVLVLVAPGSEEIETVAIVDTLVRASIEVVFASCCPAGQRQIRASRGVQIVADCHIDELTSRDFEAIIVPGGLPGSEAIRDTPLAIDLLKVQALRGRWRAAICAAPVVVLQHHHLLGDARVTCHPGFQAELPPAQLITERVVRDEAHRLITSQGPGSAIEFALEIVRALRGDEAAHAVAGPMVQPPSVSP; encoded by the coding sequence ATGAGCGTTTTGGTACTGGTTGCCCCGGGTTCGGAAGAGATCGAAACCGTCGCCATCGTCGATACCCTGGTGCGGGCCTCCATCGAAGTGGTATTCGCCTCCTGCTGCCCGGCGGGGCAGCGCCAGATCCGCGCCTCCCGCGGGGTACAGATAGTGGCGGACTGTCATATCGACGAGCTGACCAGCCGTGATTTCGAGGCCATAATCGTGCCGGGCGGCCTGCCCGGTAGCGAAGCCATCCGCGATACCCCCCTCGCCATCGACCTGCTCAAGGTGCAGGCTCTGCGTGGCCGCTGGCGCGCCGCCATTTGCGCAGCCCCCGTGGTGGTGTTGCAGCATCACCACCTGCTGGGAGATGCGCGGGTCACTTGCCATCCAGGTTTTCAGGCCGAGCTCCCCCCTGCTCAACTCATCACTGAGCGGGTAGTGAGGGACGAGGCCCACCGCCTTATCACCAGCCAGGGCCCCGGCAGCGCCATCGAATTCGCCCTCGAAATCGTGCGGGCACTGCGAGGTGATGAAGCTGCCCACGCAGTAGCAGGTCCCATGGTGCAGCCCCCTTCGGTATCGCCATAA
- a CDS encoding ketopantoate reductase family protein, with product MPSGLRDNNLKTSRHPLPPQWTLLGCGALGGVFASLLTQSGQSTRVLLRERHRATLHPGIDFTSLDGHTQLLTIERGFISQPGAIKRLLVMTKASQVVPALTPLIGRLPAGVPIVLLHNGMGIAEQVVQRFPHNPVIAGVTSHGAMQSGHFVFRHTGKGETWLGPVNVAAKAHAYLADELARALGQAGWDEQIRARQWQKLAINCAINPLTALYKVKNGELSGSRFTDALQQICVEVVDVMQAEGLPVSNEELLRRVMTVVELTADNYSSMYQDMELGRETEIEAITGFLLAKAAQHGIAVPVNQGLYQAIKEKQ from the coding sequence ATGCCAAGCGGATTACGCGACAATAACCTGAAAACCAGCCGTCACCCCCTCCCTCCCCAATGGACCCTGCTGGGCTGCGGTGCTCTGGGGGGTGTCTTCGCATCCCTGCTGACCCAAAGCGGTCAATCGACCCGTGTCCTGTTGCGCGAACGGCACCGGGCCACCCTGCACCCCGGCATCGATTTTACCTCTCTCGACGGTCATACCCAGCTGCTGACCATAGAGCGCGGCTTCATCAGTCAGCCCGGCGCCATCAAACGCCTGCTGGTGATGACCAAGGCAAGCCAGGTCGTCCCGGCCCTGACCCCGCTGATCGGCCGACTGCCTGCGGGCGTCCCCATCGTACTGCTGCACAATGGCATGGGCATCGCCGAGCAGGTGGTTCAACGCTTCCCGCACAACCCGGTCATCGCCGGCGTCACCAGCCACGGCGCCATGCAGAGCGGCCACTTCGTGTTCCGCCACACCGGCAAGGGCGAAACCTGGCTCGGACCGGTCAACGTGGCAGCCAAGGCTCACGCCTATCTGGCGGATGAACTCGCCCGTGCCCTCGGCCAGGCCGGATGGGATGAACAGATCCGGGCTCGTCAATGGCAAAAGCTCGCCATCAACTGCGCCATCAACCCGCTCACGGCACTTTACAAGGTCAAGAATGGCGAACTGAGTGGCTCCCGCTTCACCGATGCCCTGCAACAGATCTGCGTGGAAGTAGTGGACGTGATGCAGGCCGAAGGGTTGCCCGTCAGCAATGAAGAGCTGCTGCGCCGGGTAATGACGGTGGTGGAGCTCACCGCCGACAATTACTCTTCCATGTATCAGGATATGGAACTGGGACGAGAGACCGAGATCGAAGCCATCACCGGCTTCCTGCTCGCCAAGGCGGCGCAGCACGGCATCGCGGTCCCCGTCAATCAGGGCCTCTACCAGGCCATCAAAGAGAAGCAATAG
- a CDS encoding YajQ family cyclic di-GMP-binding protein, which yields MPSFDIVSEVKMNEVLNAVDNANRELATRFDFRGVEASFELNKEEVKLEADADFQLKQMVEILRGALLKRQIENSSMDVGDSIHSGKRFHLTVKFKQGIDKEVAKKLVKLIKDSKIKVQAAIQGDEVRVTGKKRDDLQETMALVRGAELGQPMQFQNFRD from the coding sequence ATGCCGTCATTCGATATTGTCTCTGAAGTCAAAATGAACGAGGTGTTGAACGCCGTCGATAACGCCAATCGTGAACTGGCGACCCGTTTCGATTTTCGTGGGGTGGAAGCCAGCTTCGAACTGAACAAAGAAGAGGTCAAGCTGGAGGCGGATGCCGATTTCCAGCTCAAGCAGATGGTCGAGATCCTGCGCGGGGCGCTGCTCAAGCGCCAGATCGAGAACAGCTCCATGGACGTGGGTGACAGCATTCACTCCGGCAAGCGTTTCCACCTGACCGTGAAGTTCAAGCAGGGGATCGACAAAGAGGTCGCCAAGAAGCTGGTGAAGCTTATCAAAGACTCCAAGATCAAGGTGCAGGCTGCCATCCAGGGTGACGAAGTGCGCGTGACCGGCAAGAAGCGTGACGATCTGCAGGAAACCATGGCGCTGGTGCGCGGTGCCGAGCTGGGCCAACCGATGCAGTTCCAGAACTTCCGTGATTGA
- a CDS encoding outer membrane protein OmpK, producing MAKFTKTLIAAGLLAASATPAFAADYSGDIHKNDYKWFQFNVMHTIDQLPYSESEGGYNDTYFEMEFGGRSGIFDLYGYVDVFDIFQNRHDDKHNQDNLFIKFAPRISIDAMTGKDLSFGPIQEVYIANLVNVGGPDGLFEAMTGLGADVQVPWFGKVGMNLYARHVNEGTGEQGWNGYQFSMNWFKPFYTFSNGSFVAYQGYLDHLFDAKDTSTDGTAMFNGLYWHSDRYAVGYGLKYFNDIYGIQNGSYGLKTTGFGHYFSVTYKF from the coding sequence ATGGCCAAATTTACCAAGACTCTGATCGCTGCCGGTCTGCTGGCTGCATCCGCCACCCCGGCTTTTGCTGCCGACTACAGCGGTGACATCCACAAGAACGACTACAAGTGGTTCCAGTTCAACGTAATGCACACCATCGACCAGCTGCCCTACAGCGAGTCTGAAGGTGGCTACAACGATACCTACTTCGAAATGGAGTTTGGTGGCCGCTCTGGTATCTTCGATCTGTACGGTTACGTCGATGTGTTTGACATCTTCCAGAACCGTCACGACGACAAGCACAACCAAGACAACCTGTTCATCAAGTTCGCACCGCGTATCTCCATCGATGCCATGACTGGCAAAGATCTCTCCTTCGGTCCGATCCAGGAAGTCTACATCGCCAACCTGGTCAACGTAGGTGGTCCGGATGGTCTGTTCGAAGCCATGACCGGTCTGGGTGCCGACGTACAAGTACCTTGGTTCGGTAAAGTTGGCATGAACCTGTATGCCCGCCACGTCAACGAAGGCACCGGTGAGCAAGGCTGGAACGGCTATCAGTTCTCCATGAACTGGTTCAAGCCTTTCTACACCTTCTCCAACGGCAGCTTCGTCGCCTATCAGGGTTACCTGGATCACCTGTTTGATGCCAAGGACACCTCCACCGACGGTACCGCCATGTTCAACGGCCTGTACTGGCACTCCGACCGCTACGCCGTCGGTTACGGCCTGAAGTACTTCAACGACATCTACGGTATCCAGAACGGTTCCTACGGCCTGAAAACCACCGGTTTCGGCCACTACTTCTCCGTTACCTACAAGTTCTAA